The Canis lupus familiaris isolate Mischka breed German Shepherd chromosome 14, alternate assembly UU_Cfam_GSD_1.0, whole genome shotgun sequence genome window below encodes:
- the GPR37 gene encoding prosaposin receptor GPR37, producing MRAPGAPLARTSRLLLLLLLKLSASPALGAAPWPGNEACLGQNCSPALSQRRSRDAWGRSSAGDPLLTRAPREKEPEPAARAAPWRDLRAARGGDPGAGTGPEVSAAEPSGPPARPSGAWRWRGARGQEPPGTLGRGNPPALQLFLRSSEGAEKGPRGAGISGHSQEPSVRTEPAASDLYYWPRRGGKPQGAHHDPPPKTVDGPSGHEGRTIAPPGRALAQNGSSGEGVHERGGLRRGNSTHRRLRLKNPFYPLTQESYGAYAVMCLSVVIFGTGIIGNLAVMCIVCHNYYMRSISNSLLANLAFWDFLIIFFCLPLVIFHELTKKWLLEDFSCKIVPYIEVASLGVTTFTLCALCIDRFRAATNVQMYYEMIENCSSTTAKLAVIWVGALLLALPEVVLRQLSKEDLGFSGRAPAERCVIKVSPDLPDTIYVLALTYDSARLWWYFGCYFCLPTLFTITCSLVTARKIRKAEKACTRGNKRQIQLESQMNCTVVALTILYGFCIIPENICNIVTAYMATGVSQQTMDLLYIISQFLLFFKSCVTPVLLFCLCKPFSRAFMECCCCCCDECIQKSSTVTSDDNDNEYTTELELSPFSTIRREMSTFASVGTHC from the exons ATGCGGGCCCCGGGCGCGCCTCTCGCCCGCACCTCGCGGCTGCTGCTTCTGCTACTGCTCAAGCTCTCCGCCTCGCCTGCCCTCGGGGCCGCTCCTTGGCCCGGGAACGAGGCTTGCCTAGGACAGAACTGTTCGCCTGCACTGAGCCAGCGCCGCAGCAGGGACGCGTGGGGACGAAGTTCTGCAGGGGACCCTCTGCTAACCCGAGCGCCCAGGGAGAAGGAGCCGGAGCCGGCGGCGCGCGCGGCGCCCTGGCGGGACCTCAGGGCTGCCCGGGGCGGTGACCCAGGTGCGGGGACAGGGCCGGAGGTGTCGGCCGCGGAACCCTCGGGACCTCCCGCCAGACCCTCTGGAGCCTGGAGGTGGAGAGGGGCCCGGGGCCAGGAGCCCCCCGGAACTTTGGGAAGAGGGAACCCCCCGGCTCTCCAACTCTTCCTTCGGAGCTCAGAGGGGGCAGAGAAGGGTCCTAGAGGCGCTGGCATTTCTGGGCACAGCCAGGAGCCGAGTGTGAGGACAGAACCTGCAGCCAGCGACCTTTATTACTGGCCAAGGAGAGGCGGGAAACCCCAGGGTGCCCACCACGACCCCCCACCCAAGACGGTCGATGGACCGTCGGGGCACGAAGGGCGGACGATCGCACCCCCTGGCAGGGCGCTGGCCCAGAATGGGTCCTCAGGGGAGGGCGTCCACGAGCGCGGGGGGCTCCGCCGGGGGAACAGCACGCACCGGCGCTTGCGACTGAAGAACCCCTTCTACCCGCTGACCCAGGAGTCCTACGGAGCTTATGCGGTCATGTGTCTGTCTGTGGTGATCTTCGGGACCGGCATCATTGGCAACCTGGCGGTGATGTGCATCGTGTGTCACAACTACTACATGCGGAGCATCTCCAACTCCCTCCTGGCCAACCTGGCCTTCTGGGACTTTCTCATCATCTTCTTCTGCCTTCCGCTCGTCATCTTTCACGAGCTGACGAAGAAGTGGCTGCTGGAGGACTTCTCTTGCAAGATTGTGCCCTATATCGAG GTTGCTTCCCTCGGAGTCACTACCTTCACCTTATGTGCTCTGTGTATAGACCGCTTCCGTGCAGCCACCAACGTGCAGATGTACTATGAAATGATAGAGAACTGTTCTTCGACAACTGCCAAGCTTGCTGTTATATGGGTTGGTGCCCTACTGTTAGCACTTCCAGAAGTTGTTCTCCGCCAGCTGAGCAAGGAGGATTTGGGGTTTAGTGGCAGAGCTCCTGCGGAACGCTGTGTTATTAAGGTTTCCCCTGATTTGCCAGACACCATCTATGTTTTAGCTCTTACCTATGACAGTGCAAGACTCTGGTGGTACTTTGGCTGTTACTTTTGTTTGCCCACACTTTTCACCATCACCTGCTCTTTAGTGACTGCAAGGAAAATCCGCAAAGCTGAGAAAGCCTGTACGCGAGGGAATAAACGACAGATTCAGCTAGAAAGCCAGATGAACTGTACAGTAGTGGCTCTGACCATTTTATATGGATTTTGCATTATTCCTGAAAATATCTGCAATATTGTTACTGCCTACATGGCGACAGGGGTTTCTCAGCAGACAATGGACCTGCTTTATATCATCAGCCAGTTCCTTTTGTTCTTTAAGTCCTGTGTTACCCCTgtcctccttttctgtctttgcaaACCCTTCAGTCGGGCTTTTATGGAGTGCTGTTGCTGTTGCTGTGATGAGTGCATTCAGAAGTCTTCAACAGTGACCAGCGATGACAATGACAACGAATATACCACAGAACTTGAACTCTCACCTTTTAGTACCATACGCCGCGAAATGTCCACTTTTGCTTCTGTTGGAACTCATTGCTGA